A stretch of Mus caroli chromosome 5, CAROLI_EIJ_v1.1, whole genome shotgun sequence DNA encodes these proteins:
- the LOC110293990 gene encoding inactive 2'-5'-oligoadenylate synthase 1D isoform X1: MARELFRTPIWRLDKFIEDHLLPDTTFLTELRADVDSISAFLKERCFQGAAHPVRISRVVMGGCYNECTVLKGMSEANMVVFLINLTSFEDQFNRQVEFIEEIWRHLLQLQQEKLCKLKFEVQSPKEPNSRSLSFKLSSPERQHELEFDVQPAYDALYEVRHFKPFDSSNYNKIYAQLIHECTTLKKEGEFSICFTDLRQNFLRYRAPKLWNLIRLVKHWYQLCKEKLREPLPPQYALELLTVFAWEYGIHEIPELHTAQCFRTVLELVTKYKCLRIYWTWCYDFRHEISDYLQGHIKKARPLILDPADPTRNVAGSDLQAWDLLANEAQIWIDSTFFMNHDMSIVKAWEVMLPTVFSGSQTVIDREECKLDFHLSTCWEVLSNSG, from the exons ATGGCGAGGGAACTCTTCAGAACCCCAATCTGGAGGCTGGATAAGTTCATAGAGGATCACCTCCTTCCTGACACCACCTTCCTTACTGAGCTCAGAGCAGACGTGGACTCCATAAGTGCTTTCCTGAAGGAGAGATGCTTCCAAGGTGCCGCCCACCCTGTGAGGATCTCCAGGGTTGTGATG ggTGGCTGCTACAATGAATGCACTGTGCTCAAGGGAATGTCTGAGGCCAACATGGTGGTGTTCCTTATCAATCTCACAAGCTTTGAGGATCAGTTCAACAGACAGGTAGAGTTCATTGAGGAAATTTGGAGACACCTGCTCCAGTTGCAGCAAGAGAAACTATGTAAACTCAAGTTTGAGGTCCAGAGCCCAAAGGAGCCCAACTCCAGGTCTCTGAGCTTCAAGCTGAGCTCCCCCGAGCGCCAGCATGAGTTGGAATTTGATGTGCAGCCAGCCTATGATGCCCTGT ATGAAGTAAGACACTTCAAGCCCTTTGACTCCAGTAACTACAACAAAATCTACGCCCAACTCATCCATGAGTGCACCACCCTGAAGAAGGAGGGCGAGTTCTCCATCTGCTTCACTGACCTCCGTCAGAACTTCCTGAGATATCGTGCGCCCAAGCTCTGGAATCTCATCCGTCTGGTCAAGCACTGGTATCAACTG tgTAAGGAGAAGCTGAGGGAGCCACTGCCTCCACAGTACGCCCTGGAGCTGCTCACAGTCTTTGCCTGGGAATACGGGATCCACGAAATCCCTGAACTCCATACAGCCCAGTGCTTCCGCACTGTCTTAGAACTGGTTACCAAGTACAAGTGCCTTCGAATCTACTGGACATGGTGTTATGACTTTCGACACGAGATCTCTGACTACCTGCAGGGACATATCAAAAAAGCCAG GCCTCTGATCCTGGATCCGGCAGACCCAACAAGGAACGTGGCTGGTTCAGACTTACAGGCATGGGACCTGCTGGCAAATGAGGCTCAGATCTGGATAGATTCGACTTTCTTTATGAACCATGATATGTCCATTGTGAAAGCCTGGGAAGTGATG CTTCCAACAGTGTTCTCTGGGAGTCAGACTGTGATAGACAGAGAAGAATGCAAGCTTGACTTCCATCTGTCCACCTGTTGGGAGGTTCTGTCCAATAGTGGCTGA
- the LOC110293990 gene encoding inactive 2'-5'-oligoadenylate synthase 1D isoform X2 has translation MARELFRTPIWRLDKFIEDHLLPDTTFLTELRADVDSISAFLKERCFQGAAHPVRISRVVMGGCYNECTVLKGMSEANMVVFLINLTSFEDQFNRQVEFIEEIWRHLLQLQQEKLCKLKFEVQSPKEPNSRSLSFKLSSPERQHELEFDVQPAYDALYEVRHFKPFDSSNYNKIYAQLIHECTTLKKEGEFSICFTDLRQNFLRYRAPKLWNLIRLVKHWYQLCKEKLREPLPPQYALELLTVFAWEYGIHEIPELHTAQCFRTVLELVTKYKCLRIYWTWCYDFRHEISDYLQGHIKKARPLILDPADPTRNVAGSDLQAWDLLANEAQIWIDSTFFMNHDMSIVKAWEVMPERRECVFL, from the exons ATGGCGAGGGAACTCTTCAGAACCCCAATCTGGAGGCTGGATAAGTTCATAGAGGATCACCTCCTTCCTGACACCACCTTCCTTACTGAGCTCAGAGCAGACGTGGACTCCATAAGTGCTTTCCTGAAGGAGAGATGCTTCCAAGGTGCCGCCCACCCTGTGAGGATCTCCAGGGTTGTGATG ggTGGCTGCTACAATGAATGCACTGTGCTCAAGGGAATGTCTGAGGCCAACATGGTGGTGTTCCTTATCAATCTCACAAGCTTTGAGGATCAGTTCAACAGACAGGTAGAGTTCATTGAGGAAATTTGGAGACACCTGCTCCAGTTGCAGCAAGAGAAACTATGTAAACTCAAGTTTGAGGTCCAGAGCCCAAAGGAGCCCAACTCCAGGTCTCTGAGCTTCAAGCTGAGCTCCCCCGAGCGCCAGCATGAGTTGGAATTTGATGTGCAGCCAGCCTATGATGCCCTGT ATGAAGTAAGACACTTCAAGCCCTTTGACTCCAGTAACTACAACAAAATCTACGCCCAACTCATCCATGAGTGCACCACCCTGAAGAAGGAGGGCGAGTTCTCCATCTGCTTCACTGACCTCCGTCAGAACTTCCTGAGATATCGTGCGCCCAAGCTCTGGAATCTCATCCGTCTGGTCAAGCACTGGTATCAACTG tgTAAGGAGAAGCTGAGGGAGCCACTGCCTCCACAGTACGCCCTGGAGCTGCTCACAGTCTTTGCCTGGGAATACGGGATCCACGAAATCCCTGAACTCCATACAGCCCAGTGCTTCCGCACTGTCTTAGAACTGGTTACCAAGTACAAGTGCCTTCGAATCTACTGGACATGGTGTTATGACTTTCGACACGAGATCTCTGACTACCTGCAGGGACATATCAAAAAAGCCAG GCCTCTGATCCTGGATCCGGCAGACCCAACAAGGAACGTGGCTGGTTCAGACTTACAGGCATGGGACCTGCTGGCAAATGAGGCTCAGATCTGGATAGATTCGACTTTCTTTATGAACCATGATATGTCCATTGTGAAAGCCTGGGAAGTGATG CCAGAGAGACGAGAATGTGTCTTCCTGTGA